One stretch of Methyloversatilis sp. RAC08 DNA includes these proteins:
- the mutM gene encoding bifunctional DNA-formamidopyrimidine glycosylase/DNA-(apurinic or apyrimidinic site) lyase: MPELPEVEITRRGIAVPLTGRLIDACTIRNGALRWPVPVHLAESLPGQTLRDIDRRAKYLLLRLDRGTLIIHLGMSGSLRVLPSGTPPEKHDHIDIVFGDATLRLRDPRRFGAMLWHDGPDARHPLLAHLGPEPLGADFSAEALASALAHRRCAIKLAIMDSAVVVGVGNIYASESLFRARIRPGKAAHRLTGPQIARLADEIRQTLRDALAAGGSTLRDFLHTDGQPGYFQQSYFVYGRDGEACRVCGTAIRSRRLGNRSTFFCTTCQR; this comes from the coding sequence ATGCCCGAACTTCCCGAAGTCGAAATCACCCGTCGTGGCATCGCCGTCCCGCTGACCGGCCGCCTGATCGATGCCTGCACCATCCGCAACGGCGCACTGCGCTGGCCGGTGCCCGTGCATCTGGCTGAGTCTTTGCCCGGACAGACGCTGCGCGACATCGACCGGCGTGCCAAATACCTGCTGCTGCGGCTCGACCGCGGCACGCTGATCATTCACCTCGGCATGTCCGGCAGCCTGCGCGTGCTGCCGAGCGGCACACCGCCCGAAAAGCATGACCACATCGATATCGTATTCGGTGACGCCACGCTGCGCCTGCGAGACCCGCGACGTTTTGGCGCCATGCTGTGGCACGACGGACCGGACGCCCGGCACCCGCTGCTGGCCCACCTCGGCCCGGAACCGCTGGGCGCCGATTTCAGCGCCGAAGCGCTGGCGAGCGCACTGGCGCATCGACGCTGTGCGATCAAGCTCGCCATCATGGACAGCGCCGTGGTGGTTGGCGTCGGCAACATCTACGCTTCGGAAAGCCTGTTCCGGGCCCGTATCCGGCCCGGCAAGGCGGCACACCGGCTGACCGGACCGCAGATCGCCAGGCTGGCCGACGAAATCCGCCAGACACTGCGCGATGCGCTGGCCGCTGGCGGCAGCACGCTGCGCGATTTCCTGCACACGGACGGCCAGCCGGGATACTTCCAGCAAAGTTATTTCGTCTATGGCCGCGACGGCGAGGCGTGCCGGGTATGCGGAACCGCCATCCGCAGCCGTCGTCTGGGCAACCGATCGACCTTCTTCTGCACCACCTGCCAGAGATAG
- a CDS encoding tetratricopeptide repeat protein encodes MTIRPLLLALALPLLLGACAQTGSKPSATAAVAEQPEPVVVAPRVPPLPDVELTRQITYQLLLGEVAAQRGELGLSASAYMDLAQSTRDPRIAKRAAEIAAFSRQSEVALQAAQLWLELDPESVQARQMLSGLLVNANRPQELEPQLVALLAQEGSQIGESLLRLNRVLGRLSDKAEAMRMVERLTEPYLTLPEAHFARAQSAMVAREPKRALESAIRANELRPEWEAGLLLRAQATAESDQLAARKLMEQHLKRYPDAREVRMQFARLLVAERNYAGARKQFEILLGGAPDNADVVFAVGVLAMQTQDYKGAQGYFTKLLGMRYQDPNLVKLYLAQLAEELKENEDALNWYQQVGQGDHYLGAQGRYVLLLSRMGRIEDARAHLRQLADRPGGSKSRSAMLEFQLLRDANRGEEAEAVLEAALAAEPDQPELLYETAMLAERDNRIEVAEQRLRRLIEVKPDHAHAYNALGYSLAERNIRLEEAQSLIAKGLELAPDDPFILDSMGWVMFRRGDLNGALTYLERAFSIRPDPEIAAHLGEVKWLLGQKEDAVKLWRAVAAQHPDNAALESTIKRFVP; translated from the coding sequence ATGACAATCCGCCCCCTGCTGCTCGCTCTTGCACTTCCGCTTCTGCTTGGCGCCTGCGCCCAGACCGGCAGCAAGCCGTCAGCCACGGCCGCAGTCGCCGAACAGCCCGAACCGGTGGTCGTTGCGCCGCGCGTGCCGCCGCTTCCCGACGTCGAACTGACGCGCCAGATCACCTATCAGCTGCTGCTCGGCGAGGTCGCGGCCCAGCGCGGCGAACTGGGGCTTTCTGCGTCTGCCTACATGGACCTGGCGCAATCGACGCGCGATCCGCGCATCGCCAAGCGCGCAGCCGAGATCGCCGCCTTCAGCCGGCAGAGCGAAGTTGCGCTGCAGGCGGCCCAGCTCTGGCTGGAACTTGATCCGGAGTCGGTTCAGGCGCGGCAGATGCTTTCCGGTCTGCTGGTCAACGCCAACCGGCCGCAGGAGCTCGAACCGCAGCTGGTCGCGCTGCTGGCGCAGGAAGGCTCGCAGATCGGTGAAAGCCTGCTCCGGCTCAACCGGGTGCTCGGCCGTCTCAGCGACAAGGCCGAAGCCATGCGCATGGTCGAGCGGTTGACCGAGCCCTATCTCACACTGCCCGAAGCGCACTTCGCGCGCGCGCAGTCGGCCATGGTGGCGCGCGAGCCGAAGCGCGCGCTCGAATCGGCCATCCGCGCCAATGAGCTGCGACCGGAATGGGAAGCGGGACTGCTGCTGCGCGCCCAGGCCACCGCCGAATCTGACCAGCTTGCTGCGCGCAAGCTGATGGAACAGCATCTCAAGCGCTACCCGGATGCGCGCGAAGTGCGCATGCAGTTCGCCCGCCTGCTGGTGGCAGAGCGCAACTATGCGGGCGCGCGCAAGCAGTTCGAAATCCTGCTCGGCGGTGCGCCGGACAATGCGGATGTGGTGTTTGCCGTCGGTGTGCTGGCGATGCAGACCCAGGACTACAAGGGTGCCCAGGGTTACTTCACCAAGCTGCTGGGCATGCGCTACCAGGACCCGAATCTGGTCAAGCTCTACCTCGCGCAGCTGGCCGAAGAGCTGAAGGAGAATGAAGACGCGCTGAACTGGTACCAGCAGGTCGGCCAGGGCGATCACTACCTGGGCGCACAAGGGCGTTATGTGCTTCTGCTCAGCCGCATGGGTCGCATCGAGGATGCGCGCGCTCACCTGCGCCAGTTGGCCGACCGGCCGGGCGGCAGCAAGTCGCGTTCGGCCATGCTCGAATTCCAGCTGTTGCGCGATGCCAACCGCGGCGAAGAAGCCGAGGCGGTGCTCGAAGCGGCGCTGGCAGCGGAGCCGGATCAGCCCGAGCTGCTGTACGAAACCGCCATGCTGGCCGAGCGCGATAACCGTATCGAGGTTGCCGAACAGCGGCTGCGTCGTCTGATCGAAGTCAAGCCGGATCACGCGCATGCCTACAATGCGCTCGGCTACTCGCTCGCCGAGCGCAACATCCGCCTTGAAGAGGCGCAGTCGCTGATTGCCAAGGGGCTGGAACTGGCGCCCGACGATCCGTTCATTCTCGACAGCATGGGCTGGGTCATGTTCCGGCGCGGCGATCTGAATGGCGCGCTGACCTATCTCGAGCGCGCGTTCTCGATCCGCCCGGATCCGGAGATCGCCGCCCATCTCGGTGAAGTGAAGTGGCTGCTGGGGCAGAAGGAAGACGCCGTGAAACTGTGGCGTGCCGTGGCTGCCCAGCACCCTGACAACGCAGCGCTCGAATCGACGATCAAGCGCTTCGTTCCGTGA
- the lolB gene encoding lipoprotein insertase outer membrane protein LolB, with amino-acid sequence MALVAVCAATLSACATRPPVSLDEHALIRSMARDERAAAFSLSGRFVVKGPDQSASASLDWQHAQDRDELQINGPLGKVLAQLTRDGSGVRLVDDGQRVTRAGTLDELARAAFGADIPLTGAAYWVTGRPGNASVTSRDDAGRIAALTERGWRVEFVRYEDDSADALPRLIEASDGEHSFRLLIDEWSPVK; translated from the coding sequence ATGGCGCTCGTTGCGGTGTGCGCAGCGACCCTGTCGGCATGCGCCACGCGGCCGCCTGTCAGCCTCGATGAGCATGCGTTGATCCGCAGCATGGCGCGCGATGAACGGGCCGCGGCGTTTTCCCTCAGCGGGCGTTTCGTCGTGAAGGGGCCTGACCAGTCCGCCTCCGCCAGCCTCGACTGGCAGCACGCGCAGGATCGCGATGAGCTCCAGATCAATGGTCCGCTCGGCAAGGTGCTTGCCCAACTGACCCGGGATGGCAGCGGTGTCCGTCTGGTCGATGACGGTCAGCGCGTCACCCGCGCAGGCACGCTGGACGAACTGGCGCGCGCCGCGTTCGGTGCCGATATTCCGCTGACCGGCGCCGCCTACTGGGTCACCGGGCGGCCGGGCAATGCATCGGTCACGTCGCGTGACGACGCGGGCCGCATCGCAGCGCTGACTGAACGTGGCTGGCGGGTTGAATTCGTCCGCTACGAAGACGACAGCGCCGACGCGCTGCCGCGTCTGATCGAAGCGAGTGACGGCGAACATTCCTTCCGGCTGCTGATCGACGAATGGAGCCCGGTGAAGTGA
- the ispE gene encoding 4-(cytidine 5'-diphospho)-2-C-methyl-D-erythritol kinase, with protein sequence MSTAATNAIEWGVWLDAPAKINLFLHVIGRRPDGYHLLQTAFRFLDFGDRLRFTPRADGALRRVNPLEGVAEEDDLCMRAARLLQSETGCTQGVDIELDKHLPMGGGLGGGSSDAATVLIALNRLWRLDLSRASLQALALRLGADVPVFVFGRSAFAEGVGERLQAVALPAAAYVVVAPGVSVPTPLVFAAPELTRNTEPCKIADFAEVAAQQRLFGRNDLQPVAAQNFAAVAHAIRLLGEEVGEQEVRMSGSGACVFAQCATRGQAEKVLATLSARWPEGWQGFVACGVDVHPLHGEMSGDGQGSKNDAVQL encoded by the coding sequence ATGAGTACCGCCGCGACGAACGCAATCGAATGGGGCGTCTGGCTGGATGCGCCGGCCAAGATCAACCTGTTCCTGCATGTGATCGGCCGCCGGCCCGATGGTTACCATCTGCTGCAGACCGCATTCCGCTTTCTCGATTTCGGCGACCGTCTGCGCTTCACACCGCGCGCCGACGGCGCCTTACGGCGCGTCAATCCGCTGGAGGGTGTCGCCGAGGAAGACGATCTGTGCATGCGCGCGGCGCGACTTCTTCAGTCGGAAACCGGCTGTACCCAGGGTGTTGATATCGAACTGGACAAGCACCTGCCGATGGGCGGCGGTCTGGGCGGTGGCAGCTCGGATGCCGCCACGGTCCTGATCGCACTGAATCGTCTGTGGCGACTCGATCTTTCTCGCGCATCGCTGCAGGCGCTGGCGCTGCGGCTGGGCGCCGATGTGCCGGTGTTCGTGTTCGGTCGCTCCGCTTTTGCCGAGGGCGTCGGCGAACGGCTGCAGGCGGTTGCGCTGCCGGCGGCAGCCTACGTCGTCGTCGCGCCCGGCGTGTCGGTGCCTACACCGCTTGTTTTCGCCGCGCCGGAATTGACACGAAATACCGAACCTTGCAAAATAGCGGACTTTGCTGAGGTCGCTGCTCAGCAACGACTTTTTGGTCGCAATGATCTGCAGCCTGTAGCCGCGCAGAATTTCGCGGCGGTGGCACACGCGATCCGGCTCCTTGGCGAGGAAGTCGGCGAGCAAGAGGTGCGGATGTCCGGGTCGGGTGCTTGTGTGTTTGCACAGTGCGCGACACGCGGGCAAGCCGAAAAAGTGCTGGCGACGCTGTCGGCGCGCTGGCCGGAAGGCTGGCAGGGATTTGTTGCATGCGGCGTTGATGTCCATCCGCTGCACGGAGAAATGAGCGGCGACGGGCAGGGTAGCAAGAACGATGCAGTACAGCTTTGA
- a CDS encoding ribose-phosphate pyrophosphokinase, with amino-acid sequence MAYDSLMIFTGNANPKLAADVAKRLNMSLGRAQVGRFSDGEVNVEILENVRGKDVFVLQPTGAPTNDNLMELVILVDALKRASAGRITAAMPYFGYARQDRRPRSARVPITAKVVANMLQAVGVQRLLTVDLHADQIQGFFDIPVDNIYATPILLGDIWKKEYPNMMAVSPDVGGVVRARAFAKRLECDLAIIDKRRPKANVSEVMNIIGDVSGRTCVIMDDMVDTAGTLCKAAQALKENGAAGVLAYCTHAVLSGEAVSRIEQSDLDQLVVTDTIPLSPAAQACSKIRVVSIAELLAETLLRISNEESVSSLFME; translated from the coding sequence ATGGCTTACGACAGCCTGATGATCTTTACCGGCAACGCCAACCCGAAACTGGCGGCGGATGTGGCCAAGCGGCTGAACATGTCGCTCGGACGCGCCCAGGTCGGGCGTTTCTCCGATGGCGAAGTGAATGTCGAAATCCTCGAAAACGTCCGCGGCAAGGACGTTTTCGTGCTGCAGCCGACAGGCGCACCGACCAACGACAACCTGATGGAGCTGGTGATCCTGGTCGACGCCCTGAAGCGTGCCTCGGCCGGTCGCATCACGGCCGCCATGCCCTATTTTGGCTACGCCCGGCAGGACCGTCGGCCGCGCAGTGCGCGCGTGCCGATCACTGCCAAGGTGGTCGCCAACATGCTGCAGGCGGTGGGCGTACAACGTCTGTTGACCGTAGATCTGCACGCTGACCAGATTCAGGGCTTCTTCGACATTCCGGTGGACAACATCTACGCCACGCCGATTCTGCTCGGCGACATCTGGAAGAAGGAATACCCGAACATGATGGCGGTGTCGCCCGACGTCGGCGGCGTGGTGCGCGCGCGTGCCTTCGCCAAGCGTCTCGAGTGCGATCTGGCCATCATCGACAAGCGGCGCCCGAAGGCGAACGTGTCGGAAGTGATGAACATCATCGGCGATGTGTCCGGCCGCACCTGCGTCATCATGGATGACATGGTCGACACCGCCGGCACGCTGTGCAAGGCCGCGCAGGCGCTGAAGGAAAACGGTGCCGCCGGCGTGCTGGCCTACTGTACCCACGCGGTGCTGTCCGGTGAGGCGGTGAGCCGCATCGAGCAGTCCGATCTCGACCAGCTGGTCGTCACCGACACCATTCCGCTGTCGCCGGCCGCGCAGGCCTGCAGCAAGATCCGCGTGGTGTCGATTGCCGAACTGCTGGCCGAAACCCTGTTGCGCATCAGCAACGAAGAATCCGTTTCGTCCCTTTTCATGGAATGA
- a CDS encoding 50S ribosomal protein L25/general stress protein Ctc, producing the protein MSIELNANTREAQGTGASRRLRRASQVPAIIYGGTEPALPITLDHNEIFHALRKEAFHASVLTINVGGKKESVLLRDTQMHAYRQQVMHVDFQRVDLTHELHTKVPLHFINAENAPGVKMQGGVVSHVMNEIDIKCLPSALPEYLEIDLSGLSVGQSVHVSQIPLPAGVEIIVHGTDPVVVTLTLPRGAKSDEAAATDGEAEK; encoded by the coding sequence ATGTCTATCGAACTCAACGCGAATACGCGCGAAGCACAGGGCACCGGAGCGAGCCGCCGCCTGCGTCGCGCATCGCAAGTGCCGGCCATCATCTACGGTGGCACCGAACCGGCGCTGCCGATCACGCTCGACCACAACGAAATCTTCCACGCCCTGCGCAAGGAAGCGTTCCACGCGTCGGTGCTGACCATCAATGTCGGCGGCAAGAAGGAGTCGGTGCTGCTGCGTGACACGCAGATGCACGCCTATCGCCAGCAGGTCATGCACGTCGATTTCCAGCGTGTCGATCTGACGCACGAGCTGCACACCAAGGTGCCGCTGCACTTCATCAACGCAGAGAATGCACCGGGCGTGAAGATGCAGGGCGGTGTCGTATCGCACGTGATGAACGAAATCGACATCAAGTGCCTGCCCAGCGCGCTGCCGGAGTACCTCGAAATCGATCTGTCCGGCCTGTCGGTCGGTCAGTCGGTTCACGTGTCGCAGATTCCGCTGCCGGCTGGTGTCGAAATCATCGTTCACGGCACTGACCCGGTCGTCGTGACGCTGACGCTGCCGCGCGGCGCCAAGTCCGACGAAGCTGCCGCCACCGACGGCGAAGCCGAGAAGTAA
- the pth gene encoding aminoacyl-tRNA hydrolase produces MSGNGAKAVPRLVVGLGNPGPEYSETRHNAGFWFCEQLARRLGITLNREARFNGLVGSSRADGITVLLPQTFMNRSGQSVGALARFYRIEPAEILVVQDELDVLPGELRLKFGGGLGGHNGLKDISAHLATHDYWRLRIGIGHPRQLAPGAEVADYVLHRPRADEQRDIDAAIGRALDAWPLIAAGDWTRVSTLLNAKPPKQGNPS; encoded by the coding sequence ATGTCCGGGAACGGTGCCAAAGCCGTACCCCGGCTTGTCGTAGGACTGGGCAATCCCGGTCCGGAGTATTCCGAAACCCGGCACAACGCCGGGTTTTGGTTTTGTGAGCAGCTGGCACGCAGGCTCGGCATCACGTTGAATCGTGAAGCGCGCTTCAATGGCCTGGTCGGCAGTTCGCGCGCCGACGGCATCACCGTGTTGCTGCCGCAGACCTTCATGAACCGGTCCGGCCAGTCGGTCGGCGCGCTGGCGCGCTTCTACCGCATCGAACCGGCCGAAATACTGGTCGTACAGGACGAGCTCGACGTGCTGCCGGGCGAGCTGCGTCTGAAGTTTGGCGGCGGTCTCGGCGGTCACAACGGCTTGAAGGACATCAGTGCCCACCTGGCGACCCACGATTACTGGCGCCTGCGCATCGGCATCGGCCATCCGCGCCAGCTGGCGCCGGGTGCGGAAGTCGCCGACTATGTGCTGCACCGGCCGCGTGCCGACGAACAGCGCGATATCGATGCGGCAATCGGGCGTGCTCTCGACGCCTGGCCGTTGATCGCGGCCGGAGACTGGACGCGTGTGTCTACCCTGCTCAATGCAAAGCCGCCCAAACAAGGAAACCCCTCATGA
- the ychF gene encoding redox-regulated ATPase YchF produces the protein MSLKCGIVGLPNVGKSTLFNALTKAGIAAENYPFCTIEPNVGIVEVPDPRLAALSEIVKPQKIQPAIVEFVDIAGLVAGASKGEGLGNQFLANIRETDAIVNVVRCFDDENVVHVNGRVDPIADIETIVTELGLSDLAVVERTLNRDTKKARAGDKDAQKLCAVLEKMLPHLNDGNPARTLALSDDEKLLLKPLCLMTLKPAMYVGNVDEGGFQNNPYLDRLREHAAKEGAPVVALCAKIEAELADLDDADKMAFLSDLGLDEPGLNRLIRAGYDLLGLQTYFTAGVKEVRAWTIHKGDTAPQAAGVIHTDFERGFIRAQTIAFDDFIAFKGEHGAKEAGKMRAEGKEYVVKDGDVLNFLFNV, from the coding sequence ATGAGCCTCAAATGCGGCATCGTCGGTCTGCCCAATGTCGGCAAATCCACCCTGTTCAATGCGCTGACCAAGGCCGGCATAGCAGCGGAGAACTACCCGTTCTGCACGATCGAGCCCAATGTCGGCATCGTCGAGGTGCCTGATCCGCGCCTTGCGGCGCTGTCGGAAATCGTCAAGCCGCAGAAGATACAGCCGGCCATCGTCGAGTTCGTGGACATTGCCGGTCTGGTCGCCGGCGCGAGCAAGGGTGAAGGCCTGGGCAACCAGTTCCTCGCCAACATCCGTGAAACCGATGCCATCGTGAATGTCGTGCGCTGTTTCGATGACGAGAACGTCGTGCACGTGAATGGTCGCGTTGATCCGATCGCCGACATCGAAACCATCGTGACCGAACTGGGCCTGTCCGACCTCGCCGTGGTCGAGCGCACGCTGAATCGCGATACGAAGAAGGCGCGAGCCGGCGACAAGGACGCGCAGAAACTGTGCGCCGTGCTGGAAAAGATGCTGCCGCATCTGAACGACGGCAACCCGGCGCGCACGCTGGCGTTGAGCGACGATGAAAAGCTGCTGCTCAAACCGCTTTGCCTGATGACGCTCAAGCCGGCGATGTATGTCGGCAACGTTGATGAAGGCGGCTTCCAGAACAATCCCTACCTCGACCGCCTGCGCGAACACGCCGCGAAGGAGGGCGCGCCGGTGGTTGCGCTGTGCGCCAAGATCGAAGCCGAACTGGCCGATCTGGACGACGCCGACAAGATGGCCTTCCTCAGCGACCTCGGTCTGGACGAACCGGGCCTGAACCGGCTGATCCGCGCTGGCTACGACCTGCTCGGTCTGCAGACCTACTTCACCGCCGGCGTGAAGGAAGTCCGCGCGTGGACCATCCACAAGGGCGACACCGCGCCGCAGGCGGCCGGCGTCATCCATACCGACTTCGAACGCGGTTTCATCCGCGCCCAGACCATTGCCTTCGACGACTTCATCGCCTTCAAGGGCGAACACGGCGCGAAGGAAGCCGGCAAGATGCGCGCCGAGGGCAAGGAATATGTGGTGAAGGACGGTGACGTGCTCAATTTCCTGTTCAACGTCTGA